The following proteins are co-located in the Maridesulfovibrio sp. genome:
- a CDS encoding glycine betaine/L-proline ABC transporter ATP-binding protein: MEKIRVENLYKIFGNTPKKIIPMLELGATKDEIMEKTKHGVGVNNASFSVEEGEIVVVMGLSGSGKSTLVRCINRLIDPTGGKIFIDGEDITTLNKNKLRKVRLEKLGMVFQNFALFPHRTVLKNTEYGLEIAHTDPETRKQKAMEALELVGLGGWEDSYPDQLSGGMRQRVGLARALALDPDILLMDEAFSALDPLIRRDMQDELINLQESMHKTIVFISHDLDEALKLGDRIVLMKDGEIVQVGTPEEILTEPATEYVRRFVEDVDITKVLTAESVMKKIDAVAYLKTDGPRASLRKMRKNNISNLFVLDEKHRLIGMLNASDCAKLVEEGGKDIRAIMHNDLQAVDLDCPAQELFNIMQDRTLPLPVISSENKLKGVIVRGTLIGALAERGGN; this comes from the coding sequence ATGGAAAAAATCAGAGTCGAAAACCTCTATAAAATCTTTGGCAATACCCCGAAAAAAATTATCCCTATGCTTGAGCTGGGTGCCACCAAAGATGAAATTATGGAAAAAACAAAACACGGTGTAGGCGTAAACAACGCCTCATTCAGTGTTGAAGAAGGTGAAATTGTTGTGGTCATGGGCCTTTCCGGCAGCGGAAAGTCCACCCTTGTCCGCTGCATCAACAGACTAATTGACCCCACAGGCGGAAAGATATTCATCGACGGGGAAGACATCACCACCCTGAACAAGAACAAACTACGCAAAGTGCGCTTGGAAAAACTTGGGATGGTTTTCCAGAACTTCGCCCTTTTCCCGCACCGCACTGTCCTGAAAAACACTGAATACGGACTGGAAATAGCCCATACCGACCCCGAAACCCGCAAGCAGAAGGCCATGGAGGCTCTTGAACTGGTGGGACTAGGCGGTTGGGAAGACTCTTATCCCGACCAGCTTTCCGGCGGCATGCGCCAGAGAGTTGGACTGGCCCGCGCACTGGCCCTCGATCCGGACATCCTGCTCATGGATGAGGCTTTCAGTGCCCTTGACCCGCTCATCCGCCGCGACATGCAGGATGAACTGATCAATCTGCAGGAGAGCATGCACAAGACAATTGTCTTCATCAGCCATGACCTTGATGAAGCCCTCAAACTCGGCGACCGGATTGTGCTCATGAAAGACGGTGAAATAGTACAGGTCGGCACCCCCGAGGAAATCCTCACTGAACCGGCAACGGAATACGTACGCCGCTTTGTGGAGGACGTTGACATAACAAAAGTCCTTACCGCCGAGTCTGTCATGAAAAAGATTGATGCCGTGGCCTACCTTAAAACCGACGGTCCCCGAGCCTCACTGCGTAAAATGCGCAAAAACAATATCTCCAACCTCTTTGTCCTCGATGAAAAACACAGGTTGATCGGCATGCTGAATGCTTCTGACTGCGCCAAGCTTGTGGAAGAAGGAGGCAAGGATATCAGGGCGATCATGCACAACGACCTGCAGGCAGTGGATCTGGACTGCCCGGCTCAGGAGTTATTCAACATCATGCAGGACAGGACGCTTCCCCTGCCGGTCATCAGTTCAGAAAACAAGCTGAAAGGTGTCATTGTCCGCGGCACACTCATCGGCGCTCTTGCTGAAAGAGGAGGCAATTAG
- a CDS encoding sigma-54 dependent transcriptional regulator, translated as MNATGKNVLIVDDEPSLRLLIRAVLESDGWNVHEAQSGEQALEILPGLTLNAALIDMRMEGMDGMALLKELNTIMPGLPVIMLTAYGNVNSAVVAMKHGAFDYLTKPADNEELKAVLAKALDYSRLVDENEKLKSAAGATEQMIGSSQGMLHVKDLIEQAGPSEATILVLGESGTGKELVAEGLHRASQRADKPLIKVNCAALPADLLESELFGYMKGAFTGANANKPGRFQLASGGTLFLDEIGEMDPVLQAKILRALQEKVVEPLGSVSPVETDVRIIAATNRDLKQEVGKGNFREDLYYRLSVLEIRIPPLRERVGDLPSLVAYLLEKLGRKNNKKVRSVSPSFLDALGRYDWPGNVRELENVLERAIILSRSEVLGPELLPPQVINPAPKQPSPEPAPHAQPAQQPQQTAPAPATGTPTLDDAERQALIAALEANQHHRERTADALGISRRTLQYKLKKYGLTRR; from the coding sequence ATGAATGCCACAGGAAAAAATGTACTCATAGTTGACGATGAGCCGTCACTGCGGCTGCTCATCCGGGCAGTACTGGAAAGTGACGGCTGGAATGTGCATGAAGCCCAATCCGGTGAACAGGCCCTTGAAATACTTCCCGGCCTGACCTTAAATGCAGCCCTGATCGACATGCGCATGGAAGGCATGGACGGTATGGCCCTGCTCAAGGAACTGAACACCATCATGCCCGGCCTGCCGGTTATCATGCTCACCGCCTACGGCAACGTGAACTCGGCAGTTGTTGCCATGAAACACGGCGCCTTCGACTACCTGACCAAGCCAGCAGATAACGAAGAGCTCAAGGCAGTTCTGGCCAAAGCACTTGATTACTCCAGACTGGTGGATGAGAACGAAAAGCTCAAATCCGCTGCCGGGGCCACCGAACAAATGATCGGCAGCTCACAGGGCATGCTTCACGTAAAAGATCTCATCGAACAGGCCGGACCTTCAGAAGCAACCATCCTAGTACTGGGAGAATCCGGCACAGGTAAGGAACTGGTTGCCGAAGGATTGCACCGGGCCAGCCAGCGCGCAGACAAGCCGCTGATCAAGGTCAACTGTGCAGCCCTGCCTGCAGACCTGCTGGAGAGTGAACTTTTCGGTTATATGAAAGGAGCCTTCACCGGAGCCAATGCCAATAAACCAGGACGTTTTCAGCTAGCTTCCGGCGGAACCCTGTTCCTTGATGAAATCGGGGAAATGGACCCTGTACTGCAGGCTAAAATTTTGCGGGCTTTGCAGGAAAAGGTAGTTGAACCGCTGGGCAGTGTTTCCCCGGTGGAGACCGATGTACGTATTATTGCAGCTACCAACCGCGACCTGAAACAGGAAGTGGGAAAAGGCAATTTCCGCGAAGACCTATACTACCGTCTAAGCGTCCTTGAAATTCGCATTCCACCGCTTAGAGAACGTGTTGGAGACCTGCCTTCACTGGTAGCTTATCTGCTGGAGAAGCTGGGCCGTAAGAATAATAAAAAAGTACGTTCAGTCAGCCCTTCCTTTCTGGATGCGCTCGGTCGTTACGACTGGCCCGGAAACGTCCGTGAACTGGAAAACGTGCTGGAACGGGCCATTATCTTAAGCCGCAGTGAAGTACTGGGGCCGGAGCTACTTCCTCCGCAGGTTATTAACCCCGCCCCGAAGCAGCCGTCACCGGAACCTGCTCCCCACGCACAACCGGCTCAGCAACCGCAGCAAACTGCCCCGGCTCCGGCTACCGGCACTCCCACCCTTGATGATGCGGAACGCCAAGCCCTGATAGCTGCTCTTGAAGCCAACCAGCACCACCGCGAAAGAACCGCTGATGCCCTTGGAATCAGCCGCAGGACACTGCAGTACAAACTGAAAAAATACGGTTTGACCCGCAGGTAA
- a CDS encoding HDOD domain-containing protein, with translation MTEHTPIPEEIMHKATALMEYRFTNTDREQPVLATLFELGVAHVAQDLLEHPELYKEQAALPMPKEKFATADPLSLLRSEIKLPSLPQVFIEMRQVINDPSSSASDLARVISRDTALSAFLLRMVNSAFYSFPAQIDTISRAVAVIGTQQLSTLALGTSVMDMFKGLPADIIDLGLFWRHSFACGIIASQLSKTFKQGTPEKCFVAGLLHDIGRPVLMMALPDRAIAATAISRNKKALMFKAEQVVTGFDHAELGGMLLRKWNLPFSLVNAVLNHHNPAKASKSPEALYVYFANIIAKTMGIGGSGDFFIRNVNNERWEKHGLTPEKLRRLDAELGPILDDAFSILKNMAA, from the coding sequence ATGACTGAACATACTCCCATTCCTGAAGAGATCATGCATAAAGCAACTGCATTGATGGAATACCGCTTTACCAACACAGACCGCGAACAACCGGTACTTGCAACCCTTTTCGAACTGGGGGTCGCCCACGTTGCTCAGGATCTTCTGGAACATCCTGAGCTGTACAAGGAGCAGGCAGCTCTGCCTATGCCCAAAGAAAAGTTCGCTACGGCAGACCCGCTCTCACTCCTTCGCAGCGAGATTAAACTGCCGTCCCTGCCGCAGGTTTTCATTGAAATGCGTCAGGTAATCAATGACCCTTCAAGTTCCGCTTCCGATCTTGCCAGAGTTATCTCACGGGATACGGCTCTTTCAGCTTTCCTCCTGCGCATGGTAAACAGCGCATTTTACAGCTTCCCTGCCCAGATCGACACCATATCACGGGCTGTAGCAGTTATCGGTACCCAGCAGCTTTCAACCCTCGCACTGGGGACATCGGTCATGGACATGTTCAAGGGACTGCCTGCAGACATCATTGATCTGGGTCTTTTCTGGCGTCACAGCTTTGCATGCGGAATCATCGCCAGCCAGCTTTCCAAGACTTTCAAGCAAGGAACCCCGGAGAAATGCTTTGTAGCCGGGCTGCTGCATGACATAGGACGTCCCGTGTTGATGATGGCCCTGCCGGACCGGGCCATTGCTGCCACAGCGATCTCCCGCAACAAAAAGGCTCTAATGTTCAAGGCAGAACAGGTTGTAACCGGATTTGACCACGCAGAACTCGGCGGTATGCTGCTGCGCAAGTGGAACCTGCCATTCTCACTGGTCAATGCTGTGCTCAATCATCACAACCCTGCCAAGGCATCCAAATCACCGGAAGCTCTATACGTTTACTTCGCAAACATCATTGCCAAAACCATGGGCATAGGAGGTAGCGGCGATTTCTTTATCCGCAATGTAAATAACGAAAGATGGGAAAAACACGGACTTACTCCCGAAAAACTGCGTCGACTTGACGCGGAACTGGGACCGATTCTTGATGATGCTTTTTCCATTCTTAAAAATATGGCTGCATAA
- a CDS encoding glycine betaine ABC transporter substrate-binding protein, whose translation MKKVLTLIIATLLVAAFAVPSFAGDKKKVKLAYVEWDCATATTNVLKAVIEERMGYECEIIPVAAAAMWQAVGTGDVDGLATAWLPITHADYLKRVKDKVVDLGPIVSGAKLGWAVPSYVTVESIANLNKYADKFDDKIIGIDPGAGLMRLSEEAVEKYGLDKFELMEGSGATMTAALSDAIKNKEWIVVTAWSPHWMFGRWDLKYLEDPKKVLGESETINTIVRKGLDKDMPEVYAFLDKFAWKDANQLQMVMAWNQEKGADPYENAKRFIKENKAQVDSWLK comes from the coding sequence ATGAAAAAGGTTCTAACTTTAATTATTGCGACCCTGCTTGTTGCGGCTTTTGCCGTACCCTCTTTTGCAGGTGACAAAAAGAAAGTTAAACTGGCTTATGTGGAGTGGGATTGCGCAACAGCAACCACCAACGTGCTTAAAGCCGTTATTGAAGAACGTATGGGTTATGAATGCGAGATCATCCCTGTTGCTGCTGCAGCCATGTGGCAGGCAGTCGGAACCGGCGATGTGGACGGACTGGCCACTGCATGGCTTCCCATTACCCACGCCGACTACCTGAAACGAGTTAAGGATAAGGTCGTCGACCTCGGACCTATTGTTTCCGGCGCCAAGCTGGGCTGGGCTGTTCCTTCATACGTAACAGTGGAGTCCATTGCCAATCTCAACAAGTATGCAGATAAATTTGACGACAAAATCATCGGCATAGACCCCGGTGCAGGACTGATGCGTCTTTCCGAAGAAGCTGTTGAGAAATACGGCCTCGACAAATTTGAACTCATGGAAGGTTCCGGAGCAACCATGACTGCTGCTTTGAGCGATGCCATCAAAAACAAAGAATGGATTGTTGTCACCGCATGGTCACCGCATTGGATGTTCGGCCGCTGGGACCTCAAATATCTCGAAGATCCCAAAAAAGTTCTCGGCGAATCCGAAACCATCAACACCATCGTCCGCAAAGGCCTAGATAAAGACATGCCTGAAGTTTACGCTTTCCTTGACAAATTTGCATGGAAAGACGCTAACCAGCTCCAGATGGTAATGGCCTGGAATCAGGAAAAGGGTGCAGATCCTTACGAAAACGCCAAGCGTTTCATCAAGGAAAACAAGGCACAGGTTGATTCCTGGCTGAAATAA
- a CDS encoding proline/glycine betaine ABC transporter permease — MNVPRIPIGEVIESSIDFLVEHFSFATKAFSAVLEAGLDVVEGAMKACPPWLFIFIVAVITLRLTKSKRTTLFSIAGLLLIWNIGLWKATVSTIALVIVSTLLALMFGIPIGILAAMNKHVNKIVMPVLDVMQTMPAFVYLIPAIPFFGLGKVAAIFSTIIFAMPPSIRLTCLGIKQVPEELVECAEAFGSNRWQRLFKLELPIATPTIMAGVNQTVMLALSMVVIAAMIGAKGLGGEVWKAIQRLQMGKGFEAGIGIVIVAMIMDRVLQNIGSGKKK, encoded by the coding sequence ATGAATGTCCCACGCATTCCCATAGGGGAAGTAATCGAATCATCAATTGATTTTCTGGTGGAACATTTTTCATTCGCCACCAAAGCTTTTTCCGCAGTACTTGAAGCCGGACTGGATGTGGTCGAAGGGGCCATGAAAGCCTGCCCGCCATGGCTGTTCATTTTCATTGTGGCAGTCATCACCCTACGGCTGACCAAAAGCAAAAGAACCACATTATTTTCCATCGCCGGCCTGCTGCTGATTTGGAATATCGGCTTATGGAAAGCCACAGTCAGCACCATCGCACTGGTCATTGTTTCAACCCTGCTGGCACTGATGTTCGGCATCCCCATCGGCATTCTGGCAGCCATGAACAAGCATGTGAATAAAATTGTCATGCCTGTGCTGGATGTCATGCAGACCATGCCCGCTTTTGTATACCTGATCCCGGCCATCCCTTTTTTCGGGCTGGGCAAGGTTGCGGCAATATTTTCAACAATCATCTTTGCCATGCCGCCGTCCATCAGGCTGACCTGCCTCGGTATCAAGCAGGTTCCGGAAGAACTGGTGGAGTGTGCCGAGGCTTTCGGCTCCAACCGCTGGCAGAGACTTTTTAAACTCGAACTTCCCATTGCCACTCCGACCATTATGGCCGGAGTCAACCAGACCGTCATGCTGGCTCTCTCCATGGTTGTTATCGCAGCCATGATCGGAGCCAAGGGGCTTGGCGGAGAAGTCTGGAAAGCAATTCAGAGACTGCAGATGGGCAAAGGATTCGAGGCAGGAATAGGGATTGTTATCGTGGCCATGATTATGGACCGCGTACTTCAAAACATTGGGTCCGGCAAAAAGAAATAG
- the gltX gene encoding glutamate--tRNA ligase → MAKTVTRFAPSPTGHLHIGGARTALFAWLLAKHDGGDFVLRIEDTDRERSKQEYTDAILDSMKWLGMDWNGEPVYQSDRFDLYNGYIDQLLEEGKAYWCECTPEQVDAMREKAMKEKRKPKYDGSCREKNLGPGENRVVRFKAPLEGRTNFTDMIKGPISVENAEMDDMILRRSDGSPTYNLAVVVDDHTMGVTSVLRGDDHVNNTPRQILLYQALGWDIPKFGHVPMILGPDKKKLSKRHGALSVMEYEKMGYLPEAVVNYLVRLGWSHGDQEIFSREELIELFNTDNLGNSPSVFDTKKLDWVNSEYIKTKAPADLIPSMRTFLPEGVEAEDAYLEKIIPLLQPRSTNYKEMADMCDFFLVDSAALEYDEAAVEKVFNAEALEILKELTARIEADAEFSHDSLEAVCKGFLEEKELKFKAIGQPVRLALCGRTQSPGGLYELMLVLGKDETIARMKRAVSLV, encoded by the coding sequence ATGGCTAAGACCGTAACCAGATTTGCACCAAGTCCTACCGGACACCTGCACATCGGCGGCGCACGCACCGCACTTTTTGCATGGCTTCTTGCCAAACACGACGGCGGAGACTTTGTGCTGCGCATTGAAGACACTGACCGCGAACGCTCCAAACAGGAATACACCGATGCCATTCTTGATTCCATGAAATGGCTGGGCATGGACTGGAACGGCGAGCCCGTATACCAGAGCGACCGCTTCGATCTCTACAACGGCTACATCGACCAGCTGCTTGAAGAAGGCAAAGCCTACTGGTGTGAGTGTACTCCCGAACAGGTTGACGCCATGCGTGAAAAAGCCATGAAGGAAAAACGTAAACCCAAATACGACGGTTCCTGCCGTGAAAAAAATCTCGGCCCCGGCGAAAACAGGGTTGTACGTTTCAAGGCTCCTCTTGAAGGCCGCACAAATTTCACTGACATGATCAAAGGCCCCATCAGCGTTGAAAATGCTGAAATGGACGACATGATCCTGCGCCGCAGTGACGGTTCCCCCACCTACAACCTCGCTGTTGTAGTGGATGACCACACCATGGGCGTTACCAGCGTCCTGCGCGGTGATGACCACGTAAACAACACTCCGCGCCAGATCCTGCTTTACCAAGCTCTGGGCTGGGATATTCCCAAGTTCGGCCACGTACCCATGATCCTTGGTCCGGACAAGAAAAAACTTTCCAAACGTCACGGCGCACTTTCCGTAATGGAATACGAAAAAATGGGCTACCTGCCCGAAGCAGTAGTTAACTACCTTGTACGCCTCGGCTGGTCCCACGGCGATCAGGAAATCTTCTCCCGTGAAGAACTGATAGAGCTTTTCAACACCGACAACCTCGGTAATTCCCCCTCCGTTTTCGACACCAAGAAATTGGATTGGGTCAACAGCGAATACATCAAAACCAAGGCTCCGGCTGATCTCATCCCCAGCATGCGCACCTTCCTGCCCGAAGGCGTGGAAGCTGAAGATGCATACCTTGAAAAGATCATCCCCCTGCTCCAGCCCCGCTCCACCAACTACAAGGAAATGGCCGACATGTGCGACTTCTTCCTCGTGGACAGTGCAGCACTGGAATATGATGAAGCAGCTGTAGAAAAGGTATTCAATGCCGAAGCGTTGGAAATTCTCAAGGAACTTACCGCACGCATTGAAGCTGACGCAGAATTCAGCCACGATTCTCTCGAAGCTGTCTGCAAAGGCTTCCTTGAAGAGAAAGAACTCAAATTCAAGGCTATCGGACAGCCAGTACGTCTCGCTCTCTGCGGCCGTACCCAGTCCCCCGGCGGCCTTTACGAGCTCATGCTTGTGCTCGGCAAAGATGAAACCATCGCCCGCATGAAACGCGCTGTCTCTTTGGTTTAA
- a CDS encoding gamma-glutamyltransferase family protein, whose protein sequence is MSAFEIPSHHLPAFTFNSRRSPVYATKGMVASSQPLATEAGLEILRKGGNAADAAIAVAAALAVAEPCSTGLGGDAFALFYSAAAKNVFALNGSGKSAQDISLEKVTAMGISDELPMLHAMTVNVPGALGLWADLVEQHGTLELSEILAPAIRYAMQGFPVSPVTAQLWSEGAEILQSTPGGDQLLLKGKAPRCGEIMLNRNLGMLLARLADHSPSGAKQLFYTGDIAEKIVKIVRDNGGFLSEGDMASHSSLFQESISVNYRGYEIHECPPNGQGLAALLALNTLADIDVAGLGAPDSPERLHHLIEAMRLAFADARLHVADPHHYSTPLEELLSPSYGAKRAAQIFPGRAKLDNTSGVPVNSSDTVYFCVVDKDGNGCSMVNSNYLGFGTGIVPQGLGFSLQNRGHNFSLDSDHPNVLAGGKRSYHTIIPGICLREDKSLHSTFGVMGGFMQPQGHMQVISAMLDDDANPQEALNRLRFCIEPGEAGGKVCMEEGLPAETIEKLSAMGHELEIRGGYKRTLFGRGQIIVRDPDKGTLCGGCDPRSDGLACGLC, encoded by the coding sequence ATGTCCGCCTTTGAAATTCCCTCCCATCATCTCCCGGCATTCACCTTCAACTCCCGTCGCTCTCCGGTATATGCCACCAAAGGAATGGTTGCTTCCAGCCAGCCACTTGCCACTGAAGCCGGGCTGGAAATACTTCGTAAAGGCGGCAACGCTGCCGATGCTGCAATTGCAGTCGCTGCCGCCCTTGCTGTTGCTGAGCCGTGCAGCACCGGTTTAGGAGGTGATGCGTTTGCCCTCTTCTATTCTGCTGCAGCAAAAAATGTGTTCGCCTTGAACGGATCCGGTAAATCTGCACAAGATATTTCCCTTGAAAAAGTAACCGCCATGGGTATTTCCGATGAATTGCCTATGCTCCACGCCATGACTGTTAATGTTCCCGGCGCGCTGGGACTCTGGGCTGATCTGGTGGAACAGCACGGAACTCTGGAACTTTCCGAGATCCTCGCCCCGGCAATTCGTTATGCCATGCAAGGCTTCCCAGTCAGCCCGGTAACGGCCCAACTTTGGAGCGAAGGTGCTGAAATCCTGCAGAGCACTCCCGGCGGCGACCAATTGCTATTAAAAGGCAAAGCTCCACGCTGCGGTGAAATCATGCTTAACCGCAATCTGGGAATGCTCCTTGCCCGTCTGGCGGATCATTCGCCGTCCGGAGCAAAACAACTTTTCTACACGGGTGATATTGCGGAAAAAATAGTCAAAATTGTCCGCGACAACGGAGGTTTCCTTTCTGAAGGAGATATGGCTTCGCACTCCAGCCTGTTTCAAGAATCCATCAGCGTAAATTACCGGGGATATGAAATCCACGAATGTCCGCCCAACGGTCAGGGATTAGCAGCCCTGCTGGCCTTAAACACACTTGCAGACATTGATGTCGCCGGGCTGGGTGCACCAGACTCTCCGGAACGCTTGCACCATCTCATTGAGGCTATGCGGCTGGCCTTTGCAGATGCACGTCTGCACGTTGCCGATCCCCATCACTATTCAACACCTCTAGAAGAACTGCTCTCCCCCTCTTACGGCGCAAAACGGGCAGCTCAAATATTCCCGGGCCGCGCTAAGCTGGACAACACCAGCGGAGTCCCGGTCAATTCATCTGACACTGTCTATTTCTGCGTAGTGGATAAGGATGGTAACGGCTGCTCTATGGTTAACTCCAACTACCTTGGATTCGGAACCGGAATCGTTCCCCAAGGACTCGGATTCTCCCTGCAAAACAGGGGACACAACTTCTCTCTCGATTCAGACCATCCCAACGTGCTCGCCGGAGGCAAACGCAGTTACCACACTATCATTCCCGGCATATGCCTGCGCGAAGATAAATCCCTGCACTCAACCTTCGGTGTCATGGGCGGATTCATGCAGCCGCAAGGCCATATGCAGGTAATCTCTGCCATGCTTGATGACGATGCGAATCCGCAGGAAGCCTTGAACAGGCTGCGTTTCTGCATTGAACCGGGAGAAGCCGGAGGTAAAGTCTGTATGGAAGAAGGTTTGCCCGCCGAGACAATAGAAAAACTATCCGCCATGGGTCATGAACTTGAAATACGCGGCGGATATAAACGGACTCTTTTTGGGCGAGGACAGATAATTGTGCGTGATCCGGACAAAGGCACACTTTGCGGAGGATGTGACCCCCGATCGGACGGACTCGCCTGCGGACTGTGTTAA
- a CDS encoding transporter substrate-binding domain-containing protein, with product MITAFRIIALAFILSLVSVKADASKLKLMAEEYPPYSYRQEGKPQGLFIDLVQKIQEKLDGESSDVTFYPWARGYKMLQVGDGDALFPMCMTAERSGMFKFVGPIFWDDVYFYTTKKSGIDLKELGDAKKVGNIAVTRDDVFHHNLVSMGYTNLDVSASQKCDFLKLLRGRADLVPMGRKAISYFFERNPELDLSLLKRVGPPIFFTSSYIAFAHDTSDEVVRKWQAAFDELKMEGEWLKLLDKYFPPDHVN from the coding sequence ATGATTACTGCTTTTCGAATAATCGCTTTGGCTTTCATCTTGTCTCTTGTTTCTGTCAAAGCCGATGCTTCTAAATTGAAGTTGATGGCCGAGGAGTATCCTCCATACAGTTACAGGCAGGAAGGCAAGCCACAAGGACTCTTTATCGATCTGGTCCAAAAGATTCAGGAGAAGCTGGATGGTGAATCCAGTGACGTTACTTTTTATCCGTGGGCTCGTGGATATAAGATGTTGCAGGTTGGGGATGGGGATGCCCTGTTTCCCATGTGCATGACTGCTGAGCGTTCGGGAATGTTTAAATTTGTGGGCCCCATTTTTTGGGATGATGTATATTTTTATACGACTAAAAAAAGTGGAATTGACCTAAAAGAGCTTGGGGATGCTAAAAAAGTCGGCAATATAGCAGTAACAAGAGATGATGTTTTTCATCATAATCTAGTCAGTATGGGGTACACAAACCTTGATGTGAGTGCATCCCAGAAGTGCGATTTCCTGAAGTTGCTTAGAGGAAGGGCTGATCTGGTTCCCATGGGCCGCAAGGCTATTTCTTATTTTTTTGAACGTAATCCTGAGTTGGATTTAAGTCTGCTGAAACGGGTCGGGCCGCCAATCTTTTTTACTTCAAGTTATATAGCCTTTGCACATGATACTTCAGACGAGGTGGTCAGGAAGTGGCAGGCTGCTTTTGATGAGTTGAAAATGGAAGGAGAGTGGTTGAAACTCCTCGATAAGTATTTCCCTCCGGATCATGTGAATTGA
- a CDS encoding NifU family protein, whose translation MHDKVEAALDKVRPLLQADGGNVELVEVTDKGIAKVRLQGACKGCPMSQITLRNAIERTLLKEIPELKGVEPAE comes from the coding sequence ATGCACGATAAAGTCGAAGCCGCTCTTGACAAGGTCAGACCCCTTCTTCAGGCTGACGGCGGTAACGTAGAACTCGTAGAGGTAACAGATAAAGGCATCGCCAAAGTTCGCTTACAGGGTGCCTGTAAGGGATGTCCCATGTCTCAGATCACCTTGAGAAACGCCATCGAGCGTACCCTGCTCAAGGAAATTCCCGAACTCAAAGGCGTCGAGCCTGCCGAATAA